A window from Pseudomonadota bacterium encodes these proteins:
- a CDS encoding CatA-like O-acetyltransferase produces the protein MGRYIELDRWKRRVHYAFFKNFHNPFFSICTDVDVSTLYRLSKTPGGPSFSLASLFLSLHAANEVKEFRLRLREQGVWLHDEVHAGSTVLLKNETFAFAYFQLSKDFIEFQARGQEEIRHRMALPTLAGWAGEDNLIHYSVLPWIRFTSFTNALRLGEDSIPKIVFGKYYSEAGVCRMPISVEVHHALVDGIHVARFLERFQEKLNSPQL, from the coding sequence ATGGGGAGATATATCGAGTTGGATAGATGGAAGCGTCGTGTACACTATGCATTCTTTAAGAACTTCCACAATCCATTCTTCAGTATCTGCACAGACGTGGATGTGTCCACGCTCTACCGTCTGAGCAAAACCCCCGGGGGCCCATCCTTCTCTCTGGCATCCTTGTTCCTTTCCTTGCATGCAGCTAATGAGGTTAAGGAGTTTCGGTTGCGCCTTCGAGAACAGGGTGTGTGGTTGCATGATGAGGTTCACGCAGGATCAACCGTGTTGCTTAAGAATGAAACCTTTGCGTTTGCCTACTTCCAGCTATCGAAGGATTTCATAGAGTTCCAGGCACGAGGCCAAGAGGAGATCCGTCATCGAATGGCATTGCCGACGCTGGCAGGATGGGCGGGGGAAGATAATCTTATTCACTACTCCGTCCTGCCGTGGATCCGGTTTACGAGCTTCACCAATGCACTGCGATTGGGCGAGGACTCGATCCCAAAGATCGTCTTCGGCAAGTACTACTCGGAGGCCGGTGTCTGTCGGATGCCCATTTCCGTGGAGGTTCATCACGCACTGGTGGACGGGATCCATGTAGCTCGCTTCCTGGAACGATTCCAGGAGAAGCTCAACAGTCCTCA
- a CDS encoding VWA domain-containing protein: protein MHLKSTCISLLLMLTAICSSGQDQPVSRRVTGKEVATGAHVIINEVNTTQYPQVRLFVTVLKEGTPLKGLGASDFRVREDEVDQEPLTVEPKLPPLSIVITLDTSGSMAKRMKEAQAAAMSFLDMLGSNDSAQVVAFARKVKRLTTMSTNRQAAREAIGKTVTRGDTALYDALYDSIQLVKDRTGRKAIVLLSDGVDDDGTGRPLSKHTVKDVIGFAREVNVPIYVLGLGTEIDEAGLTETTKATGALYFKAPQASDLRALYEQIGAQLAGQYAISYTSNLPADGTEHRVTLTAQGVTSTKVYRAPEQTEKVEQRKIRPSGGKAVCYDEAAFQSVVASLQKIKDRYGRNLINIGERNQHRQKLVNDFNHLVAQGASTEPCILQQLGPVSAFYKDDLIDIGQRNASREILVTKLQNVCLPKATDVPPIADCLNLLKVAYDQDLIDIGQRNASRQMLWKALHDLLLARAQSEKEIDQALDVVKQLYEKELIDIAQRNETREALSKK from the coding sequence ATGCATCTGAAATCCACATGCATCTCACTGCTGCTGATGCTCACCGCCATCTGCTCCTCTGGCCAGGATCAGCCGGTGTCTCGTCGCGTCACCGGGAAGGAAGTCGCCACCGGTGCGCATGTCATCATCAATGAAGTCAATACCACTCAATATCCCCAGGTGCGTCTTTTCGTCACCGTGCTCAAGGAGGGCACGCCGCTCAAGGGACTCGGCGCTTCCGATTTCCGCGTGCGCGAGGATGAAGTGGACCAGGAGCCGCTCACTGTCGAGCCGAAGCTGCCGCCGCTGTCGATTGTGATCACGCTCGATACCAGCGGCTCAATGGCCAAGCGCATGAAGGAGGCGCAAGCTGCCGCAATGAGTTTTCTGGACATGCTCGGCAGCAACGACAGCGCCCAAGTTGTGGCCTTCGCACGTAAGGTAAAGCGGCTAACCACCATGTCCACCAATCGCCAAGCCGCGCGTGAGGCGATTGGGAAAACCGTCACCCGCGGTGACACCGCGCTCTACGATGCGCTGTATGACTCGATCCAGCTGGTGAAGGACCGCACTGGCCGCAAGGCGATTGTGCTGCTGAGCGATGGCGTCGATGATGACGGAACCGGCAGGCCCTTGAGCAAACACACGGTGAAGGACGTCATCGGTTTTGCGCGCGAAGTTAACGTGCCGATTTACGTTCTGGGTCTCGGCACCGAAATCGACGAGGCTGGGTTGACAGAGACCACCAAAGCAACCGGCGCACTCTACTTCAAGGCGCCGCAAGCCAGCGACCTGCGAGCGCTCTACGAGCAAATCGGTGCACAGCTCGCCGGGCAGTATGCGATTTCCTACACATCCAACCTGCCGGCAGACGGCACGGAGCACCGGGTGACATTGACCGCGCAGGGCGTCACCAGCACGAAAGTCTACAGGGCACCGGAACAAACTGAGAAAGTCGAACAGCGGAAAATAAGGCCGAGCGGTGGGAAGGCTGTATGCTACGACGAAGCCGCTTTCCAGTCCGTGGTCGCGAGTCTCCAGAAAATCAAAGACAGGTATGGCAGAAACCTGATAAACATTGGTGAGCGTAATCAGCACCGACAGAAGCTCGTGAACGACTTCAATCACCTCGTGGCACAGGGTGCCAGCACGGAGCCGTGCATTCTGCAGCAGCTGGGGCCCGTGAGTGCGTTCTATAAAGACGACCTCATCGACATCGGCCAACGGAATGCGAGCCGTGAGATTCTAGTCACGAAGCTGCAGAACGTGTGTCTGCCAAAGGCGACTGACGTTCCCCCTATAGCAGATTGTCTCAATCTTCTGAAAGTCGCCTATGATCAGGACCTCATCGACATCGGCCAACGGAATGCGAGCCGCCAGATGCTATGGAAAGCCCTGCACGATCTTCTCTTGGCAAGAGCCCAAAGCGAAAAAGAGATAGACCAGGCGTTAGATGTTGTCAAGCAGCTATATGAGAAAGAACTGATTGACATCGCACAGCGTAATGAAACCAGGGAGGCGCTAAGCAAGAAGTGA